The Sphingomonas sp. HF-S4 sequence GCAACGACGAGGATCGCGCCGTCCATCTGCGCGGCGCCCGTGATCATGTTCTTCACATAGTCGGCGTGGCCCGGGCAATCGACGTGCGCGTAGTGGCGTGCGTCGGTCTCGTACTCGACGTGCGCGGTCGAGATCGTGATGCCGCGCTCGCGCTCCTCGGGAGCCTTGTCGATGTTGGCAAAATCGACAGCGGCGTTGCCGGCGACGTTCTCTGCCAGGATCTTGGTGATCGCCGCAGTCAGCGAGGTCTTGCCGTGATCGACGTGACCGATGGTGCCGATGTTGAGGTGCGGCTTGTTCCGCTCAAACTTTGCCTTCGCCATTGGATTCCTACCTTCTGGATTCTGATTCGCGGCCTTCAGGGCGCCACGCGAACGCGGCCCCTTAGCGACTCATTTGGGGTTACGCCAGCTTCGCCTTCACTTCGTCGGCCACATTTGCGGGCACTTCGTCGTAATGCGAGAACTGCATGCTGTACTGCGCGCGGCCCTGAGTGAACGAGCGGAGCGCGTTCACATAGCCGAACATGTTCGCCAACGGGACCATCGCGTCCACCGTCTGCGCGTTGCCGCGCGTATCGGTGCCCTGGATCTGGCCACGACGGCTGTTCATGTCGCCGATGACGTCGCCCAGATAATCCTCCGGGGTGACGACTTCGACCTTCATGATCGGCTCGAGCAGCTTGATGCCGGCCTTCTGGGCCGCTTCGCGCATCGCGCCGCGTGCGGTGATTTCGAACGCCAGCGCCGACGAGTCGACGTCGTGGTACGCGCCGTCATACAGCACGATCTCGAAGTCGATGATCGGGAAGCCGACCAGCGAACCGGTGGCAGCCGTCTCGCGGAAGCCCTTTTCGATCGCCGGCAGATATTCCTTCGGAATGTTGCCGCCCTTGATCTCGTCCTTGAAGACGATGCCCGAACCGCGCTCGCCCGGAGTCAGCTTGACCTTGACGCGACCGAACTGCCCGGTGCCACCCGACTGCTTCTTGTGCGTGTAGTCGATATCGACAGGCTTCGCGAGATACTCGCGATACGCCACCTGCGGCGCGCCGACATTGGCCTCGACCTTGAACTCGCGCTTCATGCGATCGACCAGGATCTCAAGGTGGAGCTCGCCCATCCCCTTGATGATGGTCTGGCCGCTCTCCGAATCGGAGGTGACGCGGAACGACGGATCCTCGCGGGCGAGGCGATTGAGCGCGACGCCCATCTTCTCCTGGTCGGCCTTGGTCTTCGGCTCCACCGACAGCTCGATCACCGGCTCGGGGAATTCCATCCGCTCGAGGATGATCGGGGCGTTCTGCGCGCAGAGCGTGTCACCGGTCGTGGTGTCCTTGAGGCCCGCGAGTGCGACGATGTCGCCCGCGAACGCTTCCTGGATGTCCTCACGGCTGTTCGCATGCATCAGCAGCATGCGACCGACCTTCTCCTTCTTGTCCTTCACCGAGTTGGTGACGGTCGAAGCGGCCTCGAGCTTGCCCGAATAGATGCGCGCGAAGGTCAGCGTGCCGACGAACGGATCGTTCATGATCTTGAACGCGAGCGCCGAGAAGGGCTCGGTATCCGACGACGGACGCTCGTCCGGGGTCTCGCCGTCGAGCTTGACGCCCTTGATCGCGGGAACGTCGAGCGGCGAAGGCAGATAGTCGACCACGGCGTCGAGCAGGGGCTGGACGCCCTTGTTCTTGAACGCCGAGCCGCACACCACCGGAACGAACGCCATGCTGAGCGTGCCCTTGCGGATCAGCTTCTTGAGGTCGGCCGTCGACGGCTCGTTGCCCTCGAGATACGCTTCCATCAGGTCGTCGTCCTGCTCGACGGCCATCTCGATCAGGTCGCTGCGATACTTGGCGGCCTTTTCCTTCAGGTCATCGGGGATGTCCTGATATTCGAACTTCGCGCCGAGCGACTCTTCGAGCCAGATGATCGCGCGGTTCTCGACCAGATCGACCAGGCCCTTGAAGCCGCCCTCAATGCCGATCGGAAGATACAGCACGGCCGGGCGCGCGCCGAGGCGCTCGATGATCGAGTTGACGCAGAAATAGAAGTCCGCGCCGGTGCGGTCGAGCTTGTTGACGAAGCACATGCGCGGCACGCCGTACTTGTCGGCCTGGCGCCACACGGTCTCCGACTGCGGCTCGACGCCGGCAACGCCGTCGAAGCATGCCACGGCACCGTCGAGCACGCGCAGCGAACGCTCGACTTCGATCGTGAAGTCGACGTGACCCGGAGTGTCGATGATGTTGATCAGGTGCTCTTCGCCCTTGCCCTCTTCGGCGCGCCACTTGCACGTCGTAGCGGCGGACGTGATCGTGATCCCGCGCTCCTGCTCCTGCTCCATCCAGTCCATCGTCGCGGTGCCTTCGTGCACTTCGCCGATCTTGTAGGACTTGCCGGTGTAATAGAGGATGCGCTCGGTCGTCGTCGTCTTGCCGGCGTCGATGTGCGCCATGATGCCGATATTGCGATAACGCTCGAGCGGATGGCTGCGGGCCATGTGTCTTCTCCAATGCCGCCGGATGGCGGGCTGAAACCTAAGATTGGGCTACATCCCAACCCGTTCGGGCTGAGCTTGTCGAAGCCCTGTCGCACTTTCTTCCGGGGAAGAAGTACAGCCCTTCGACAAGCTCAGGGCAAACGGTGATGGGTGGAAAGCGCCGGAGCGCTCGCCACCCATATAGTCACGTTTTTTACCAGCGGTAGTGGCTGAAGGCGCGGTTCGCTTCGGCCATACGGTGGGTATCTTCGCGCTTCTTGACCGCATTGCCGCGGTTGTTCGAAGCGTCTAGCAACTCGCCCGAAAGACGAGCCGACATGGTGTGCTCGCTGCGATTGCGGGCCGAGGCGATGAGCCAGCGGATCGCAAGCGCCTGGGCGCGCTCGGGGCGCACTTCCACGGGAACCTGGTAGGTCGCACCGCCGACGCGGCGCGAACGGACCTCGATGCCCGGCTTGATGTTGTTGAGCGCGTCATGGAACACGCCGATCGGTTCGCGCTTGGCGCGCTGCTCGACGGTTTCGAGCGCCGAATAGACGATGTTCTCGGCGACGGACTTCTTGCCGTCGAGCATCACCGAGTTCATGAACTTCGAAAGAACCTCATCCCCGTACACGGGATCAGGCAGGATTTCCCGCTTTTCGGGACGACGACGACGAGCCATCTGATATCTTCCTTCTAAACTTCAGCCGTAAATGGTCGAATGCTCGACCGGCTTACTTCGGACGCTTCGCGCCGTACTTGGAACGCGACTGGCGGCGATCCTTCACACCCTGCGTATCGAGCACGCCGCGAAGGACGTGGTAGCGAACGCCGGGAAGGTCGCGCACGCGGCCGCCGCGGATCAGGACCACCGAGTGCTCCTGAAGATTGTGGCCCTCGCCCGGAATGTACGAAATGACTTCGCGCTGGTTGGTCAGGCGGACCTTCGCAACCTTGCGCAGCGCCGAGTTCGGCTTCTTCGGGGTCGTGGTATAGACACGGGTGCAGACGCCGCGCTTTTGCGGGTTCTGCTCCATCGCAGGGACCTTCGACTTGGTCTTCTGCAGTTCGCGGCCCTTGCGGACCAGCTGGTTGATCGTTGGCATGAAGCCCTTCACCTTTGCGTTACCGGGATATCCCGGCGGTTACTTTGCTGGAGCCCAGACTCTAACGAATACGAAAAGGCCCCGGGTGTCTGCGACCCCCCGGGCCATTGCGTCTCCAGCAACGTTCAGCTCTTTGTTCCCCGAGTCTTGCGGCCCAATGGGCCCTCGCGGAACGGGGGCGCCTATAGCCGTGCGGGCAAGACCGGTCAATGGGGCGCCCTTGGCTCGCCTCCCGAGGATAACCGCCCATAAACGCATCGCGCGCTAGAGTCGCCCCGCATGCAGCACGCCCCCTCCCCCATCGCGCTCTCGCGGCCGATTCTCTCCCGGCTCGCACCCCCGCTCCTCGCCGCGGCGGTTACGCTGCTGCTTGGTGCGATCGGCACGCCGCAGCCGGGCGCGTGGCAGCTCCTCGACTCGCTCGGGCTCGCGCCGCTGACCGGACTGCTCTTCGCCGGTGCTGCCGGGCTGCTTGCCTGCCATCTCGCGCAAACCAGCGCACCCCCTGCCCGCCCCGCCGCCGACACCGCGCTCCCCGCTGCGCTGATCGCCGCGGCGCTGCCCGGCCCGGGATCGGCGGCGCTGCTGGTGCCGCTGCTTCTCGTGGCGCCACGGATCCGCCGCCCCCGCGCGACCGACCTGCCCGCGCTCGTTGGTACCGCGACCGGCGTCGCCGCCGCTTGGCTGGGCAGCCCGCTGCTCGGCACGTTCGGCGCGCTGACCATGCTCGCCGCCGCGGCGCTGGCGATTCGCCGCGCTGCCCGCTGCGCAGCCAACGATGACGCGCCACCTGCCTTGTGGAGTCTGCCTGAGGAAGTACGCTATGCTAGGCAGCGCGAACGGACTTCGAGTCCCGGATTGGGGGAGTGAGCCGATGTTCAGCAGCAAGGGTGCGCGCAGTTCGGGATCGGGCCAGGCCAATGCCAAAGGCCGCGGCATGTTCTCGGTGATCGGCCCCGACATGGCGGTTACCGGCGACGTCCGCGCCACCGCCGACCTTCATATCGACGGCAGCATCGAAGGCGACGTCGCCTGCGCCAGCCTCGTCCAGGGCGCCGACAGCCGCATCGTCGGGGGCATCACCGCCGAGACCGCGCGGGTCGCCGGCACGATCGAAGGCAGCGTCCGGGTGAAGCATCTAACGGTCGAGCGCTCGGCCCGGATCGCCGGCGATATCGAATATGAGGACATCACGATCGAGAATGGGGGGCAAGTCGACGGCCGCCTCAAGCGCGTGGGTACCGAAACCGCGGCGACCGGCCCCCGCGCGGTGCCCGATGCAGGGCGGGAACAGGCGGCGTAGAACCTAAAACTCCCCTCCCTTTCAGGGAGGGGAATATAGAAGAGGCGCCCCCTTGCCGAAGGCGACTCTCCAAACCTTGTCGGAGCCCTTAGAGCCCCTTGATCTTCGCCAGATGCGCCTCGACTACCTTCACGGCGTCGCCCGCAAAGGTTTTGAGCTCGGCCACCTCGCCGCTCGCGGCATAGGCCTTGACCGTCGTCAGCGCCTTCTCGTGCGCCGCGACCTGCTGGGTCTTGTAGAGCGCGTCGAACGCCGCGCCCTCGGCACTGCGCAGCGCCGCGAGGTTGGTCTCCTGCTCGGCAGTCAGCGCCGGGTTGGGCGCGATCGCCGGGCTCGCCTTGGCCGCCGCGGCCTTGAGCTTCTCGGTCGAGGCATTGTGCTGCTCGACCATCATCTTGCCGAAGTCCTTGAACTTCTGCTCCTGCGCCTTTTCCTGCGCGAGCTTGCCCGCCTCGACCTCATAGTGATTGCTCGCGCCGACTTCGTTGGCGAAGGTCTGGCCCGGCGTCGCGGCTGCATCGGTCATCAGCGCGTTGTCGGCCATGTTGGCGTCGGTGGGTGCGTCCATGCCGGTGTAATTATCGGTGACAACCGTGTTGGTCGTCGTGGTGGTGGTCTCGCTGCCACCGCACGCGGAAAGCGCGAGCGCCGACGTGAATCCCAGAACCAGATGTAGCTTCTTCATGATGGCATCCTCCTGCGCTGCCCCAACGCCGCCCCTTCGCACTCGTTCCGCTTTCTCAATAGGATAGCCGGATCAGGCGCTGCGCAGCTCCGCCAGGAAGGCGCCCAGCTCGACCGACAGCGTGCCGGCATCGCGCTGAAGCCGCGCGGCCAGCGCGTGCATGTCGCCCGCGCTGCTCGACGCAGTGCGCGAGGTGCCGCCGATCGCCTCGACATCGTGACGAATCGCATTGCTCGCGCCGACCGCCTCCTCGACATTGCGCGCGATCAGGTGCGTCGCGGCCTGCTGCGCCGCGATCGCGCCCTGCACCCCCGCGGCGAGATCGACCATCGACGCGATCGCCTCTTCGACCTGCATATGCCCGAGCGCGACG is a genomic window containing:
- the fusA gene encoding elongation factor G, producing the protein MARSHPLERYRNIGIMAHIDAGKTTTTERILYYTGKSYKIGEVHEGTATMDWMEQEQERGITITSAATTCKWRAEEGKGEEHLINIIDTPGHVDFTIEVERSLRVLDGAVACFDGVAGVEPQSETVWRQADKYGVPRMCFVNKLDRTGADFYFCVNSIIERLGARPAVLYLPIGIEGGFKGLVDLVENRAIIWLEESLGAKFEYQDIPDDLKEKAAKYRSDLIEMAVEQDDDLMEAYLEGNEPSTADLKKLIRKGTLSMAFVPVVCGSAFKNKGVQPLLDAVVDYLPSPLDVPAIKGVKLDGETPDERPSSDTEPFSALAFKIMNDPFVGTLTFARIYSGKLEAASTVTNSVKDKKEKVGRMLLMHANSREDIQEAFAGDIVALAGLKDTTTGDTLCAQNAPIILERMEFPEPVIELSVEPKTKADQEKMGVALNRLAREDPSFRVTSDSESGQTIIKGMGELHLEILVDRMKREFKVEANVGAPQVAYREYLAKPVDIDYTHKKQSGGTGQFGRVKVKLTPGERGSGIVFKDEIKGGNIPKEYLPAIEKGFRETAATGSLVGFPIIDFEIVLYDGAYHDVDSSALAFEITARGAMREAAQKAGIKLLEPIMKVEVVTPEDYLGDVIGDMNSRRGQIQGTDTRGNAQTVDAMVPLANMFGYVNALRSFTQGRAQYSMQFSHYDEVPANVADEVKAKLA
- the rpsG gene encoding 30S ribosomal protein S7, which translates into the protein MARRRRPEKREILPDPVYGDEVLSKFMNSVMLDGKKSVAENIVYSALETVEQRAKREPIGVFHDALNNIKPGIEVRSRRVGGATYQVPVEVRPERAQALAIRWLIASARNRSEHTMSARLSGELLDASNNRGNAVKKREDTHRMAEANRAFSHYRW
- the rpsL gene encoding 30S ribosomal protein S12 — its product is MPTINQLVRKGRELQKTKSKVPAMEQNPQKRGVCTRVYTTTPKKPNSALRKVAKVRLTNQREVISYIPGEGHNLQEHSVVLIRGGRVRDLPGVRYHVLRGVLDTQGVKDRRQSRSKYGAKRPK
- a CDS encoding bactofilin family protein, producing MFSSKGARSSGSGQANAKGRGMFSVIGPDMAVTGDVRATADLHIDGSIEGDVACASLVQGADSRIVGGITAETARVAGTIEGSVRVKHLTVERSARIAGDIEYEDITIENGGQVDGRLKRVGTETAATGPRAVPDAGREQAA
- a CDS encoding DUF4142 domain-containing protein, producing MKKLHLVLGFTSALALSACGGSETTTTTTNTVVTDNYTGMDAPTDANMADNALMTDAAATPGQTFANEVGASNHYEVEAGKLAQEKAQEQKFKDFGKMMVEQHNASTEKLKAAAAKASPAIAPNPALTAEQETNLAALRSAEGAAFDALYKTQQVAAHEKALTTVKAYAASGEVAELKTFAGDAVKVVEAHLAKIKGL